In one Apostichopus japonicus isolate 1M-3 chromosome 18, ASM3797524v1, whole genome shotgun sequence genomic region, the following are encoded:
- the LOC139958661 gene encoding sterile alpha motif domain-containing protein 3-like, with translation MSQVEALKRYHVTYGSRKRVFLCSASDVEPEIKSQFGIKKFWLQVFDKDFDDWVDIDGDIEEEQMEDKAVKLNVIGERDEVACLSASSFTSSSSSDDTIILAGNERDVPCTRDVSDSFHEEEKFLPWPNKFELHQDDVRRDILVELLKGGPVSNRIKSAVIQATFDKICLFTVYPTTDQYNTAAKAVIKSFPNLAIKLPFCEPYDALKNALKDKFRNERRHMTRDVVVKKRKTSTHATTDEGERKDGADWTLPEGETEETIKLHIKELQKESTKKKQDKNKIKSLMALTFGERRRLVLEEKPPIAEIRGKFPTLFCAEQIIEDFSAIISWDAVSEMFYKNLDDIAAKIITYNTNHSKGTLRFLVEYNNFIQQLTEKDKRDATWTAALWILPGFLKEDRNFLFINSDDDVSSDVEISTPVITYTGDPLDPSNITIIAENEKCSTAASFPEAVLILLATYYVFNIQYNGKVKGTLTFLQNVLLQCKDKGKLPQKIISLIAKLQA, from the exons ATGTCACAAGT TGAAGCACTTAAACGGTACCATGTAACTTATGGATCCAGAAAAAGGGTTTTCTTatgtagtgcaagtgatgtagAACCAGAAATCAAATCTCAATTTGGGATAAAGAAATTTTGGCTTCAGGTCTTTGATAAAGACTTTGACGACTGGGTGGACATTGACGGTGATATAGAAGAAGAGCAGATGGAAGATAAAGCAGTTAAACTGAATGTGATTGGTGAAAGAGATGAAG TTGCATGCCTCAGTGCCAGTTCATTTACAAGCTCTTCAAGTTCAGATGACACCATTATATTGGCTGGAAATGAAAGAGATGTACCTTGTACCAGAGATGTTTCAGACAG TTTTCATGAAGAAGAAAAGTTCTTGCCATGGCCAAACAAGTTTGAGCTGCATCAAGATGATGTTAGGAGAGACATCTTGGTAGAACTATTAAAAGGGGGACCTGTCAGCAACAGAATTAAATCTGCTGTAATCCAAGCTACATTTgacaaaatttgtttgtttactgt GTATCCTACTACAGATCAATACAATACAGCAGCTAAAGCAGTCATAAAGTCCTTTCCAAACTTGGcaatcaaattaccattctgtGAGCCTTAT gatgcattgaaaaatgcacTCAAAGATAAGTTCAGAAATGAGAGGAGACACATGACGAGGGATGTAGTTgtgaagaagaggaagacatCTACACATGCAACAACTGACGAGGGAGAACGAAAAGACGGAGCTGATTGGACTCTACCTGAGGGTGAAACAGAGGAGACTATCAAACTGCACATTAAGGAACTACAAAAGGaatcaacaaagaaaaaacaagacaagaacAAAATTAAGTCATTAATGGCACTGACATTTGGAGAGAGAAGGAGACTTGTACTTGAGGAGAAACCACCAATAGCAGAAATCAGAGGCAAATTTCCTACTCTATTTTGTGCAGAACAG ATCATAGAAGATTTTTCAGCCATCATCAGTTGGGATGCAGTGTCGGAGATGTTCTACAAAAATCTTGATGACATTGCAGCAAAGATCATCACCTACAACACAAATCACTCAAAGGGCACTCTTCGATTCCTTGTTGAATACAACAACTTTATTCAGCAATTGAcagaaaaagacaaaaggg ATGCTACATGGACCGCAGCTCTCTGGATACTACCTGGCTTCCTGAAAGAAGATCGCAACTTTCTGTTTataaacagtgatgatgat GTTAGCTCGGATGTTGAAATCAGCACACCGGTCATAACATACACTGGGGATCCGCTGGACCCATCAAACATAACAATCATTGCAGAAAACGAAAAATGCAGTACTGCAGCATCTTTCCCTGAGGCAGTTCTAATCCTGCTGGCAACATATTATGTtttcaacatacagtataacgGCAAAGTAAAAGGAACACTgacatttctgcaaaatgttctgctGCAATGCAAAGACAAGGGGAAATTGCCTCAAaagatcatttcattaattgcaAAACTTCAAGcatga